From the genome of Palaemon carinicauda isolate YSFRI2023 chromosome 6, ASM3689809v2, whole genome shotgun sequence, one region includes:
- the Socs16D gene encoding uncharacterized protein Socs16D isoform X2, with amino-acid sequence MEGPNSRPPQPYPSFIPPAIATDSQQTPLPDPPIEPPPSDPPPMLQSPSSPGQSHLHTPPPHTPHSPLLPHTPMTPHSPLTPLTSQSTLASEASVDSGVASAHSLDLLHNSSGSAETHAVRRRAGSSVSSGTSEVWLGSLDGDPAGLEVLPELWPHSESPTTSSQGASTSHHSPSSPQNSPRVLLFNASSSNHSPSSPRQSPTPSHQSPPMSLCHNSSSSVHSVHDQQSPTQQQQHEISQQPTETSVGIMTSPAIEMECVWQTSSSPPRDSTNHHKEAFSSVIPFHPSALKSQPGPFWPTSEKDGNNEPTKTLKEYSLSSPRVLHSDESLTGFSVNDKVLYDKKKSVKDCQSVLPGNFDKKCESKKTKKSSGLDTNSSDVDRMAREGCVWIDKFASLFVKQILEEALAVSCSLGWSIKCSGQCQREQCREEYQKKENNWWVGGSGKSNRKSSIPLLGLSCGSPGLCWTPELPYSPSHRPHSRSSLGSSLSFSHDSLVSSGPRMDDSHLITGAVSHDALLFPTSKTPHSDVSDIYNVPLDGDIYAVPVDVVKPNEGQILHPKAVMLQPKKRHHRRHAKHSAAVNAANILNVGGGLKKVVNSHDQGNSSKQLKESGISRSRQHSGQSTGSVSGGEILRVSKRHSVPSNIGCALSMTPKHGASKEDREPIHMTLEEVRKSFHESDDTINCNKNHRIQQEVKVAPEQSKICRIIPFTSMKSCKRKDNSYMRIEDNRKKGRSISSNIRNTLITIFGLKKGTKSSSTRLKNGSCVETATQGFSDIAGNGVMPPASCPTSSTLPNHAASTTITKIHHNQHSNHRTSNGINTGLLSCLGNHRTEPDDPQVIPAQAPVVNNITSRSPAIVTNRALPPLPLQPSSDEKSQSEPTDTTASGTATNHSGSGTERREEEGCDFASIIEKVKDCGWYWGPISGEAAEKVLANEPDGSFIVRDSSDHHYIFSLTFKLNGFIRHVRIEHDQGNFSFGGFTKFKSQTIVEFIENAVEHSRSGRYLFFLHRRPVLGPMRVQLLHPVSRFKHIQSLQHLCRFVIVKHVRRDLIGELPLPQRLKDYLCSPHYYSERVEQCMAAAAAAIAASTTASDAEDKSASSGVMGDDEHSVPNQVLLQPSLEEIQDSSSLPAPPPTLVPGFPGVPQPVMDRASQTSQATSPNPPNHHYTDFGSHDDSTTQASNLHNGTLPDYNSVNSSSQPTLQDPELDVRSSQHHHLSSNIATIPKKDESTTDSASHSPNCCSPAHVERDITYPTCPRVTLTSQAHTAASASPVLQGNLAFAHPHKMTGASGPLSLNSSVSDALDASENSLNRTTPECNKNSNDNATSSAGGVTTASAAAASTREFFQVHPCRGLDDQVFEDLGGV; translated from the exons gctggaAGTAGCGTTAGCAGTGGCACAAGTGAGGTATGGCTCGGCTCTTTAGATGGTGATCCAGCTGGCCTGGAAGTTTTGCCAGAACTTTGGCCCCACAGTGAGAGCCCTACCACTTCATCCCAAGGTGCATCAACATCTCATCACAGCCCTTCTTCCCCTCAGAATAGTCCGAGAGTGCTACTGTTTAACGCGTCTTCTTCCAATCATAGCCCCTCTTCTCCTCGACAGAGTCCAACTCCAAGTCATCAGAGCCCTCCAATGTCCTTGTGCCATAATAGCTCCTCCTCAGTTCACTCAGTACATGACCAGCAAAGTCCCACTCAGCAGCAACAGCACGAAATCTCACAGCAGCCTACAGAAACCAGTGTAGGTATCATGACATCCCCTGCAATAGAAATGGAGTGTGTTTGGCAAACCTCCTCCTCCCCCCCAAGAGACAGCACCAACCACCACAAGGAAGCTTTTTCATCTGTGATACCGTTTCACCCTAGTGCCCTAAAATCTCAACCAGGCCCTTTCTGGCCGACTAGTGAGAAAGATGGAAATAATGAACCGACTAAGACACTGAAAGAGTACTCTTTAAGCAGTCCGCGTGTATTGCATAGTGACGAGTCTCTTACAGGTTTTAGTGTAAATGATAAAGTATTGTATGATAAGAAAAAAAGTGTAAAAGATTGTCAGTCTGTGTTACCCGGTAATTTTGATAAGAAATGCGAGTCAAAGAAGACAAAAAAATCGAGTGGTTTAGACACAAATAGCAGTGATGTCGATAGGATGGCAAGGGAGGGATGTGTTTGGATTGATAAGTTTGCCTCCCTTTTTGTCAAACAAATTTTGGAAGAGGCATTGGCTGTAAGCTGTTCTCTTGGATGGTCAATCAAATGTTCAGGTCAGTGTCAGAGAGAGCAGTGCCGAGAGGAAtatcagaaaaaagaaaataactggtGGGTGGGAGGAAGTGGAAAAAGTAATCGCAAGTCTAGTATTCCTCTTCTTGGGTTATCTTGTGGAAGTCCTGGCTTATGTTGGACGCCCGAGCTGCCGTACAGTCCTTCACACAGACCCCATTCTCGATCATCTTTAGGCTCCAGCCTGTCCTTCTCTCATGACTCCCTTGTTAGTTCTGGTCCCCGCATGGACGACTCCCACCTGATCACCGGTGCAGTCTCCCATGACGCCTTGCTTTTTCCTACTTCCAAGACACCACATAGTGACGTTAGCGACATATATAATGTTCCCCTCGATGGGGATATCTATGCAGTTCCAGTAGATGTAGTGAAGCCGAATGAAGGTCAGATATTGCACCCGAAAGCAGTGATGCTTCAACCCAAGAAGAGACATCACAGAAGACATGCAAAGCACAGTGCTGCTGTTAATGCTGCTAATATTTTGAATGTCGGAGGAGGcttgaagaaagttgtgaatagtcATGATCAAGGGAATAGTTCCAAACAGCTCAAGGAAAGTGGTATTAGTCGAAGTAGGCAGCACTCTGGTCAGTCGACTGGATCTGTCAGTGGCGGTGAGATTTTGAGGGTAAGCAAGAGGCATAGTGTTCCCAGTAATATTGGCTGTGCTCTGAGCATGACTCCAAAGCATGGAGCTAGTAAAGAAGACAGAGAACCTATTCACATGACCTTAGAAGAAGTTAGAAAATCATTTCATGAGTCCGATGATACCATAAACTGCAATAAGAACCACAGAATCCAACAGGAGGTAAAAGTTGCGCCTGAGCAGTCTAAAATCTGCAGAATAATTCCCTTTACATCAATGAAGTCATGTAAGAGAAAAGACAATTCATACATGCGTATTGAAGATAACCGAAAGAAAGGAAGGAGCATATCGAGTAATATACGCAACACACTCATTACTATATTTGGTCTCAAGAAAGGAACAAAATCCAGCAGCACTAGGTTAAAAAATGGGAGCTGTGTAGAGACTGCAACTCAGGGATTTTCAGATATTGCAGGCAATGGGGTTATGCCTCCTGCCAGCTGCCCCACCTCAAGTACATTACCTAACCATGCTGCTTCTACAACCATAACTAAAATCCACCATAACCAACACAGTAATCATCGCACATCCAATGGCATTAATACAGGGCTCCTCTCATGCCTTGGCAATCATCGAACTGAACCCGATGATCCTCAAGTCATACCAGCTCAGGCCCCAGTGGTTAACAACATTACGTCACGCTCTCCGGCTATCGTTACCAACCGGGCTCTCCCTCCTTTACCGCTTCAGCCAAGTAGTGATGAAAAGAGTCAGTCAGAGCCAACCGACACAACAGCATCAGGAACAGCCACAAACCACAGCGGAAGTGGTACAGAACGAAGAGAAGAAGAGGGATGTGATTTTGCGTCAATCATTGAAAAAGTTAAGGAT TGTGGATGGTACTGGGGTCCAATAAGTGGAGAGGCTGCTGAGAAAGTTTTAGCTAACGAGCCTGACGGTTCATTTATTGTGCGTGATTCTTCCGACCACCATTATATATTCTCATTAACTTTTAAGCTCAATGGCTTCATCCGTCATGTCAGGATAGAACATGACCAAG GTAACTTCAGTTTTGGTGGGTTCACAAAGTTCAAGAGCCAGACCATTGTAGAGTTTATCGAGAATGCTGTGGAGCATTCTCGTAGTGGccgatatttatttttccttcaccGCCGACCCGTCTTGGGTCCCATGCGGGTACAGCTTCTTCATCCTGTGTCTCGGTTCAAGCACATCCAGAGTCTTCAGCATTTATGCCG ATTTGTTATTGTGAAGCATGTTCGTCGTGACTTGATTGGGGAGTTACCACTACCTCAGCGGTTGAAAGATTACCTATGCTCTCCTCACTACTATTCTGAGAGAGTGGAGCAGTGTatggctgcagctgctgctgccatAGCAGCTTCTACTACAGCTTCTGATGCTGAAGATAAAAGTGCTTCCTCAGGTGTAATGGGTGATGATGAGCATTCTGTTCCTAATCAGGTGCTTCTTCAGCCCTCGTTAGAAGAAATACAGGATAGCAGCAGCCTCCCAGCACCCCCCCCAACTCTTGTGCCAGGCTTTCCCGGCGTACCGCAACCTGTGATGGACCGTGCCTCCCAAACTTCCCAGGCAACTTCACCCAACCCACCGAACCATCACTACACAGATTTTGGATCTCACGATGATAGCACCACCCAGGCTTCAAATCTACATAATGGAACACTTCCAGATTACAATAGTGTGAACTCCAGTTCTCAGCCAACCCTACAGGACCCAGAACTCGATGTTAGGTCCAGTCAGCACCACCATCTCTCTTCCAATATAGCTACAATCCCAAAAAAAGATGAATCCACCACAGACTCAGCCAGTCACTCCCCGAATTGTTGCTCACCTGCACATGTGGAGCGTGATATTACTTACCCTACGTGCCCACGGGTGACCCTAACCAGCCAGGCTCATACTGCTGCTAGTGCCTCGCCTGTCCTACAGGGTAACCTTGCCTTTGCCCACCCACACAAAATGACTGGTGCCAGTGGGCCTTTGTCACTCAATTCCTCAGTGAGTGATGCGCTCGATGCCAGTGAAAATTCTTTGAACAGAACAACACCCGAGTgtaataaaaacagtaatgataATGCTACGAGTAGTGCTGGAGGAGTTACAACTGCAAGTGCAGCAGCTGCCTCCACTAGAGAATTTTTTCAAGTTCATCCTTGTAGAGGTCTTGATGACCAAGTGTTTGAAGACTTGGGAGGTGTGTGA